A stretch of the Malus domestica chromosome 08, GDT2T_hap1 genome encodes the following:
- the LOC103410865 gene encoding trafficking protein particle complex II-specific subunit 120 homolog, giving the protein MEPDVSIETSAMIRVAVLPIGHVAPVFLRDYHSMLLRHHTIPLSAISSFYTEHQKSPFAHQPWDSGNLRFKFVLGGAPPSPWEDFQSNRKTLAVIGICHCPSSPDLDSIIEQFDSARHLLLRPRRSLLRFLPRRFSVGGWKQERREFDAVSAGGSGNLGVPLADDDAGHRGVAADGVREVGAES; this is encoded by the exons ATGGAGCCCGACGTCAGCATCGAAACCAGTGCCATGATCCGCGTGGCCGTCCTCCCCATCGGGCACGTGGCCCCCGTCTTCCTCCGCGACTACCACTCGATGCTGCTCCGCCACCACACGATCCCTCTCTCCGCCATCAGCTCCTTCTACACTGAACACCAGAAGTCCCCCTTCGCCCACCAGCCCTGGGACTCCGGCAACCTCCGATTCAAGTTCGTCCTCGGCGGGGCCCCACCGTCCCCGTGGGAGGACTTCCAGTCCAATCGCAAAACCTTGGCTGTCATCGGCATCTGCCACTGCCCTTCGTCCCCTGATCTCGACTCCATCATCGAACAATTCGACTCGGCTCGCCACCTACTCCTCCGCCCTCGTCGATCCCTGCTTCGCTTTCTGCCCCGCCGATTCTCAG TTGGAGGATGGAAGCAAGAAAGGAGGGAATTTGATGCTGTTTCCGCCGGTGGATCTGGCAACTTAGGAGTTCCACTCGCAGATGATGATGCAGGACATCGCGGCGTCGCTGCTGATGGAGTTCGAGAAGTGGGTGCTGAAAGCTGA